CATTCCTCCGGTAAGCTGCTGTACGCCGCGCGTGTAATTCCTTATCGTGGCTCCTGGCTGGACTTCGAATTCGATCCAAAGGACTTGGTATTCGTTCGTATCGACCGTCGCCGCAAACTGCCTGCGACAATTCTGTTGCGTGCACTGGGATATAGCTCCCAGGAAATGCTGGAGATGTTCTTCGAGACCAGCAAGTTTGAGCTGCAGGAAGACCGCGTTAGCCTGGAACTGATTCCCTCCCGCTTGCGCGGTGACGTGGCCTCTTTTGATATTAAAGATGGCCAGGGCAAGGTGATTGTGGAAGAGGGGCGTCGTATCACCCCGCGTCATATTCGCCAGCTGGAGAAAGCCGGCGTAGAAAAGCTGGACGCGCCACTGGAATACCTGTTTGGCCGTATTCTGGCTCACGATATTGTCGATGAGTCTACTGGTGAAATTGCAGTTGAGTGTAATGCTGAGATTACCGCTGAAGTAATCGCCCAGTTACGCACACTCAATATTAAGACTTTCGAAACGCTGTACACCAATGATCTAGACCGTGGACCGTTTATCTCCGATACCCTGCGTGCAGAGCCTTCCCGCACTCAGCTGGAAGCGCTGGTAGAGATCTACCGCATGATGCGCCCAGGCGAGCCGCCCACCAAGGAATCTGCGGAATCCCTGTTTGAAAACCTGTTCTTCACCGACGAGCGCTACGATCTGTCCGCCGTTGGTCGCATGAAGTTCAATCGTCGCCTGGGCCGTGAAGACGAGACCGGCGAAGGCACCCTGAGCAAAGAAGATATCGTCGATGTACTGAAGACCTTGATCGATATCCGTAACGGCCAGGGCATGGTGGACGATATCGATCACCTGGGGAACCGCCGCGTGCGCTCCGTTGGTGAGATGGCCGAGAACCAGTTCCGCGTTGGTCTGGTACGTGTGGAGCGCGCGGTCAAAGAGCGCCTGTCCATGGCGGAGTCCGAAGGCCTGATGCCGCAGGACCTGATCAATGCCAAGCCGGTTGCCGCTGCAGTGAAGGAATTCTTCGGTTCCTCGCAGCTGTCCCAGTTTATGGACCAGAACAACCCGCTGTCGGAAGTGACTCACAAGCGTCGTGTTTCCGCACTGGGCCCAGGTGGTTTGACCCGTGAGCGCGCTGGCTTTGAGGTGCGCGACGTGCACCCGACTCACTACGGCCGCGTATGTCCGATTGAGACGCCGGAAGGACCGAACATTGGTCTGATCAACTCCCTGGCCACTTACGCTCGCGCTAACCACTACGGTTTCCTCGAAAGTGCTTATCGCAAAGTGGTTGATGGCAAGGTAACCGACGAAATCGCTTACCTGTCAGCGATCAATGAAGCAAATTACATTATTGCCCAGGCGTCTGCGGAAGTAGATGACAACGGCAACTTCATTGATGACCTGATCAGCGTGCGTCACCATGGCGAATTTACCCTGAAGGCACCGGGTGAAATCCAGTATATGGATGTTTCCGCCAAGCAGGTGGTTTCTGTCGCTGCGGCGATGATCCCGTTCCTTGAGCACGATGACGCCAACCGTGCATTGATGGGCTCGAACATGCAGCGTCAGGCGGTACCGACCCTGCGTGCTGAAAAGCCGCTAGTAGGCACCGGTATGGAGCGCACCGTAGCGCGCGACTCCGGGGTATGTGTGGTAGCCAAGCGTGGCGGTGTGATTGAGCGTGTTGATTCAAGCCGTGTGGTAGTCCGCGTGGCGGACGCTGAGGTGGAAGCCGGTGATGCAGGTGTAGATATTTATAACCTGACCAAATACATCCGCTCCAACCAGAATACCTGTATCAATCAGCGCCCGATTGTTAACACTGGTGATCGCGTAACCCGCGGCGATATCCTCGCCGATGGTCCTTCTGTAGATCTGGGTGAGCTGGCTCTTGGCCAGAATATGCGCATCGCCTTTATGCCCTGGAATGGTTACAACTTTGAGGATTCCATCCTTATTAGTGAGCGCGTTGTACAGGAAGATCGCTTCACCACTATTCACATCCAGGAACTGACCTGTATTGCCCGAGATACCAAACTGGGTAGTGAGGAGATCACTGCGGATATCCCCAATGTGGGTGAGTCTGCGCTGAATAAGTTGGACGAGTCCGGCATTGTATATATCGGTGCGGAAGTAGGTGCCGGCGATATCCTGGTCGGTAAGGTTACTCCTAAAGGCGAAGCACAGCTGACCCCAGAAGAGAAGCTGCTGCGTGCAATCTTCGGTGAAAAAGCTTCCGACGTTAAAGACACTTCCCTGCGCGCGCCCAGTGGCACCCGCGGTACGGTGATCGACGTTCAGGTATTCACCCGTGACGGCCTGCAGAAAGATCAGCGTTCCATCGATATCGAGAAGGCGCAGCTGGATGAGGTTCGCAAGGACCTGAATGAAGAGTACCGCATTGTTGAAGGCGCTACCTTTGAGCGTCTGCAGCAAGCGCTGCAGGGTCAGAAGGCTGCCGGTGGTAAAGGTATCAGCAAGGGCCAGGAGCTCACCACTGAAGTACTCGCCACTCTGCCACGTGAAGACTGGTTCAAGCTGCGCATGGAAGACGAGGGTCTCAACGAGCAGCTGGAGAAGGCAGAAGTACAGCTGAAAGAGCGTCGCAAGCTGCTCGACGAAGCCTTTGAAGACAAGAAGAAAAAACTGGAGTCCGGCGATGACCTGGCTCCGGGCGTATTGAAAATCGTCAAGGTCTACCTAGCGATCAAACGCCGCATCCAGCCGGGCGACAAGATGGCCGGTCGCCACGGTAACAAGGGTGTGATCTCTGTAATCAAGCCCGTTGAAGACATGCCTTACGACCAAAACGGTGAGCCGGTAGACATCGTTCTGAACCCACTGGGTGTTCCCTCGCGGATGAACGTTGGTCAGGTTCTGGAAATGCACCTGGGTATGGCTGCTAAAGGTCTTGGCGTCAAAATCGACAAGATGATCAAGGAGCAGCAGGAAGTCGCCAAGGTGCGCGGATTCCTGGAAGAGGTCTACAACTCCACAGGCGGTCGCAAGGAAGAACTGGATCAGTTCTCCGATCAGGAAGTCATGACCATGGCGCAAAACCTGCGTCGCGGTGTACCCATGGCGACCCCGGTATTCGACGGTGCCGATGAGAGCGAGATCAAGCAATTGCTGCGCCTTGCCGATATCCCCGATTCCGGCCAGATCACTCTGCACGACGGTCGTACCGGTGATGCTTTCGAGCGCCCGGTTACCGTGGGCTACATGTACATGCTGAAGTTGAACCACCTGGTGGACGACAAGATGCACGCGCGTTCCACTGGCTCCTACAGCCTGGTTACCCAGCAGCCGCTGGGTGGTAAGGCACAGTTCGGTGGTCAGCGTTTCGGGGAGATGGAAGTGTGGGCGCTGGAAGCCTACGGCGCCGCATACACCCTGCAGGAAATGCTCACGGTCAAATCCGACGACGTGGAAGGGCGGACCAAGATGTACAAAAACATCGTGGATTCCGACCACCGTATGGAGCCTGGCATGCCGGAGTCCTTCAATGTACTGGTTAAGGAAATCCGCTCTCTCGGTATGAACTTCGAGCTCGAGCACGAGTAAGACCGATTGGTGCAAAAGCCTGTTCGCAGGTGAATTGAGACAAGCGCCGGCACCCTGGAAGCAGTGGGGTTGCCGGCCCGCCCGGCCCGGCGTAACGGCCGGGTTGACTACCCCCTAGTGGAGGAAAGGCCTTGAAAGATTTATTAAATCTGGTGAAGTCCCAGGAGCACCTGGAAGAGTTTGATGCGATTCGTATCGGTCTGGCCTCGCCGGACATGATCCGCTCCTGGTCCTACGGCGAAGTGAAGAAGCCGGAGACCATCAACTACCGTACCTTCAAGCCTGAGCGTGAAGGCTTGTTCTGCGCCAAGATCTTCGGCCCGGTTAAAGACTACGAGTGCTTGTGCGGTAAGTACAAGCGCATGAAGCACCGCGGTATTATCTGTGAGAAGTGCGGCGTTGAGGTCACCAAAGCCAAGGTGCGCCGTGAGCGTATGGGCCACATTGAACTGGCCAGCCCGGTTGCGCATATCTGGTTCCTGAAATCCCTGCCATCCCGTATCGGCCTGTTGCTGGATATGACCCTGCGCGATATTGAGCGCGTGCTGTACTTCGAATCCTACGTGGTAACCGAGCCCGGCATGACCACCCTGGAGCGCGGCCAGCTACTGAACGATGAGCAGTACTTTGAGGCGATGGAAGAGTTCGCCGATGAGTTTGAAGCGAAAATGGGTGCCGAGGCTATCCAGGAATTGATGGCAGATATTGAACTGCCGGTTGAGATCCAGCGCCTGCGGGAAGAGATCCCGGCGACCAATTCCGAAACCAAGATCAAGAAACTGTCCAAGCGCCTGAAGCTGCTGGAAGCCTTCTACAAATCCGGTAACAACCCGGAGTGGATGGTAATGAAGGCTTTGCCGGTTCTGCCACCGGATCTGCGTCCGCTGGTGCCGCTGGATGGTGGCCGCTTTGCGACCTCCGATCTAAACGACCTCTACCGTCGTGTGATCAACCGTAACAACCGCCTGAAGCGTCTGCTCGAGTTGAATGCGCCGGACATTATCGTGCGTAACGAAAAGCGCATGCTGCAGGAATCTGTCGATGCACTGTTGGATAACGGCCGTCGCGGCCGCGCTATCACCGGCTCCAACAAGCGCCCGCTGAAGTCCCTGGCTGACATGATTAAAGGTAAGCAGGGTCGCTTCCGTCAGAACCTGCTGGGTAAGCGTGTGGACTACTCCGGTCGTTCCGTGATCGTGGTTGGCCCGACCCTACGCCTGCACCAGTGTGGTCTGCCCAAAAAAATGGCTCTGGAGCTGTTCAAACCGTTTATTTTCGGCAAGCTCGAAACTCGCGGTCTGGCCACTACCATCAAAGCCGCCAAGAAAATGGTGGAGCGCGAAGAGGCCATCGTTTGGGATATCCTCGACGAGGTGATCCGCGAGCACCCGGTACTACTCAACCGAGCACCGACCCTGCACCGTCTGGGTATTCAGGCGTTCGAGCCGGTACTGATTGAAGGTAAGGCGATCCAGCTACATCCGCTGGTTTGTGCTGCCTATAACGCCGACTTCGACGGCGACCAGATGGCGGTACACGTACCTTTGACCATCGAAGCGCAGCTTGAATCCCGCGCGCTGATGATGTCCACCAACAACATCCTGTCGCCCGCCAATGGTGAGCCGATCATCGTACCGTCCCAGGACGTGGTACTGGGCCTGTACTGGATGACCCGAGAGCGCGTCAACGATAAAGGCGAGGGCATGTCCTTCTCCGATATCAAAGAGGTGAGCCGTGCCTTTTATGCCAAGCAGGTTGGCTTACAGGCGAAGGTTAAAGTGCGTATCCGCGAAAATATCGTGGGTGAAGATGGTGAGAAACACGAAACCATCTCTGTACAGGACACCACTGTAGGCCGCGCGCTGCTGTGGAATATTGTCCCGGAAGGCCTGCCCTTCGAGCTGGTTAACCAGCCGATGAAGAAGAAGTCTATTTCCCGTGTACTGAACGAGTGCTACCGCAAGGTGGGCCTGAAGGCGACGGTT
The DNA window shown above is from Microbulbifer variabilis and carries:
- the rpoB gene encoding DNA-directed RNA polymerase subunit beta yields the protein MAYSYTEKKRIRKDFGKLPKVMDVPFLLAIQLDSYRNFTQADKRPDDRLDVGLQAAFKSVFPIVSYSGNAALEYVSYTLGKPAFDVKECTLRGVTYACPLRVRVRLIIYDKESANKSIKDIKEQEVYMGEIPLMTDNGTFVINGTERVIVSQLHRSPGVFFDHDKGKTHSSGKLLYAARVIPYRGSWLDFEFDPKDLVFVRIDRRRKLPATILLRALGYSSQEMLEMFFETSKFELQEDRVSLELIPSRLRGDVASFDIKDGQGKVIVEEGRRITPRHIRQLEKAGVEKLDAPLEYLFGRILAHDIVDESTGEIAVECNAEITAEVIAQLRTLNIKTFETLYTNDLDRGPFISDTLRAEPSRTQLEALVEIYRMMRPGEPPTKESAESLFENLFFTDERYDLSAVGRMKFNRRLGREDETGEGTLSKEDIVDVLKTLIDIRNGQGMVDDIDHLGNRRVRSVGEMAENQFRVGLVRVERAVKERLSMAESEGLMPQDLINAKPVAAAVKEFFGSSQLSQFMDQNNPLSEVTHKRRVSALGPGGLTRERAGFEVRDVHPTHYGRVCPIETPEGPNIGLINSLATYARANHYGFLESAYRKVVDGKVTDEIAYLSAINEANYIIAQASAEVDDNGNFIDDLISVRHHGEFTLKAPGEIQYMDVSAKQVVSVAAAMIPFLEHDDANRALMGSNMQRQAVPTLRAEKPLVGTGMERTVARDSGVCVVAKRGGVIERVDSSRVVVRVADAEVEAGDAGVDIYNLTKYIRSNQNTCINQRPIVNTGDRVTRGDILADGPSVDLGELALGQNMRIAFMPWNGYNFEDSILISERVVQEDRFTTIHIQELTCIARDTKLGSEEITADIPNVGESALNKLDESGIVYIGAEVGAGDILVGKVTPKGEAQLTPEEKLLRAIFGEKASDVKDTSLRAPSGTRGTVIDVQVFTRDGLQKDQRSIDIEKAQLDEVRKDLNEEYRIVEGATFERLQQALQGQKAAGGKGISKGQELTTEVLATLPREDWFKLRMEDEGLNEQLEKAEVQLKERRKLLDEAFEDKKKKLESGDDLAPGVLKIVKVYLAIKRRIQPGDKMAGRHGNKGVISVIKPVEDMPYDQNGEPVDIVLNPLGVPSRMNVGQVLEMHLGMAAKGLGVKIDKMIKEQQEVAKVRGFLEEVYNSTGGRKEELDQFSDQEVMTMAQNLRRGVPMATPVFDGADESEIKQLLRLADIPDSGQITLHDGRTGDAFERPVTVGYMYMLKLNHLVDDKMHARSTGSYSLVTQQPLGGKAQFGGQRFGEMEVWALEAYGAAYTLQEMLTVKSDDVEGRTKMYKNIVDSDHRMEPGMPESFNVLVKEIRSLGMNFELEHE